The Zalophus californianus isolate mZalCal1 chromosome 7, mZalCal1.pri.v2, whole genome shotgun sequence genome includes a region encoding these proteins:
- the LGSN gene encoding lengsin has product MNDEGDLLQEDTRDEGNETEASRMSKLRRTRKKVTKQHVFSTEVGEMDISNSKERIRNQMVCHKLGDVSKPVVGPGSADSHLQQDDKDSENQTIVIKPSPLRTSASAPCREFNTNSNHTDNTRDGTQIPTTPYLSSRMKHIKQEMSKNHLQFVRFEATDLHGVSRSKSIPAQFFQEKVIHGVCMPRGYLELIPNPKDEEVDHIRATCFNSDIVLMPELSTFRVLPWAERTARVICDTFTVTGEPLLTSPRYIAKSQLSQLQDSGFSLLSAFIYDFCIFAVPEIINSKTISFPASTLLNNHDQPFIQELVDGLYHTGANVESFSSSTRPGQMEICFLPEFGINAADNAFTLRTGVKEVARKYNYIASFFIETGFCNSGILSHSLWDVGGKKNMFCINSGVEELTITGKKWLAGLLKHSAALSCLMAPAVSCRKRYSKESKDLKESVPTTWGYNDNSCAFNIKCHGEKGTRIENKLGSATANPYLVLAATVAAGLDGLQSSDGVLAGPDGSTDFYQAKSSEIPLKLEDALVALEEDQCLRQALGETFIRYFVAMKKYELENEETDAERNKFLEYFI; this is encoded by the exons GATACGAGAGATGAAGGTAATGAGACTGAAGCCAGCAGGATGAGTAAATtaagaagaacaagaaagaaagtcACAAAACAACATGTTTTCTCAACTGAAGTCGGAGAAATGGATATATCCAACTCAAAAG aaaGGATCAGAAACCAAATGGTGTGCCACAAGTTGGGGGATGTGAGCAAACCAGTTGTGGGACCTGGCTCGGCAGACTCTCATCTGCAGCAAGATGACAAGGACTCTGAGAATCAGACAATAGTGATAAAACCATCACCCCTCCGAACATCAGCCAGCGCTCCTTGTCGTGAATTTAACACAAACTCCAACCATACTG ATAACACCAGGGACGGCACTCAAATTCCGACCACACCTTATCTCTCCTCTAGAATGAAGCACATTAAACAAGAGATGTCCAAAAATCACCTTCAGTTTGTGCGATTTGAAGCAACAGACCTCCATGGTGTGTCCAGATCTAAGAGTATCCCTGCGCAGTTTTTCCAA gaaaaagtGATCCACGGCGTTTGCATGCCCCGAGGTTATCTTGAACTGATACCGAATCCTAAGGACGAGGAAGTGGATCACATAAGGGCAACATGTTTTAATAGTGACATCGTCCTGATGCCCGAGCTCTCAACCTTCCGGGTCTTGCCGTGGGCTGAAAGAACTGCCAGAGTGATATGCGACACGTTCACTGTGACTGGGGAGCCTCTTTTGACTTCCCCACGGTACATCGCCAAGAGCCAGCTGAGCCAGCTGCAGGACTCTGGCTTttccctgctctctgccttcatctatgatttttgcatttttgctgTGCCTGAAATTATCAATTCAAAGACCATCTCTTTTCCTGCTTCAACATTGCTAAATAATCACGACCAGCCTTTCATCCAGGAACTCGTTGATGGCTTGTATCACACTGGAGCCAATGTCGAGAGTTTTTCCTCCTCTACCAGGCCCGGTCAGATGGAAATCTGTTTTTTGCCCGAATTTGGCATCAATGCAGCTGATAATGCTTTCACCCTCAGAACAGGTGTCAAAGAAGTTGCGAGGAAATATAATTACATAGCCAGCTTTTTCATCGAGACTGGATTCTGCAATTCAGGAATTTTGTCTCACAGTCTCTGGGATgttggggggaagaaaaatatgTTCTGCATCAATTCTGGAGTTGAGGAGCTCACGATCACTGGGAAAAAATGGTTGGCAGGGCTCTTGAAGCACTCTGCTGCCCTCAGCTGCCTGATGGCTCCCGCTGTTAGCTGCCGAAAGCGTTATTCCAAGGAGAGTAAAGACCTCAAGGAGAGTGTGCCTACAACATGGGGATACAATGATAACAGCTGTGCTTTTAATATCAAGTGTCATGGTGAGAAAGGCACCCGGATAGAAAATAAACTGGGCTCAGCGACTGCAAATCCATACTTGGTGCTGGCGGCGACTGTTGCTGCAGGCTTGGATGGACTTCAAAGCAGTGATGGTGTCCTGGCCGGTCCGGATGGCAGCACAGACTTCTATCAGGCCAAATCTTCCGAGATCCCTTTGAAACTGGAAGACGCTCTTGTGGCCCTGGAGGAAGATCAGTGTCTGAGACAGGCCCTGGGGGAAACTTTTATTCGCTATTTTGTTGCCATGAAAAAATATGAgttggaaaatgaagaaacagatgctgagagaaataaattcttagaatattttatttag